The following are encoded in a window of Paraburkholderia sp. HP33-1 genomic DNA:
- a CDS encoding phosphoribosyl-ATP diphosphatase: MTQSTQNPSSAEASTLDTLLRLAAVIDSRKGGDPDISYVSRLFHKGDDAVLKKIGEEATEVVLAAKDARHGGAPKALVGEVADLWFHCLVMLSHFDLSPADVVAELERREGLSGIEEKALRKSREREENGD, from the coding sequence ATGACGCAATCCACGCAAAACCCGTCGTCCGCCGAGGCTTCCACGCTCGACACGCTGCTGCGCCTCGCGGCGGTGATCGATAGCCGCAAGGGCGGCGATCCGGACATCTCGTACGTTTCGCGCCTGTTCCACAAGGGCGACGACGCGGTGCTGAAGAAGATCGGCGAAGAAGCCACCGAAGTCGTGCTGGCCGCGAAGGACGCGCGCCACGGCGGCGCGCCGAAGGCGCTGGTCGGCGAGGTCGCGGACCTATGGTTCCACTGCCTCGTGATGCTGTCGCATTTCGATCTGAGCCCCGCCGACGTGGTCGCCGAACTCGAGCGGCGCGAAGGCCTGTCGGGCATCGAGGAAAAGGCGCTGCGCAAGAGCCGCGAGCGCGAGGAGAACGGCGACTGA
- the hisA gene encoding 1-(5-phosphoribosyl)-5-[(5-phosphoribosylamino)methylideneamino]imidazole-4-carboxamide isomerase, with protein MLLIPAIDLKDGQCVRLKQGDMDQATIFSEEPAAMARHWVNRGARRLHLVDLNGAFAGKPKNGDAIRAIIDEVGGEIPVQLGGGIRDLNTIERYLDDGLSYVIIGTAAVKNPGFLQDACTAFGGHIIVGLDAKDGKVATDGWSKLTGHEVADLARKFEDYGCESIIYTDIGRDGMLQGINIEATVRLARAVKIPVIASGGLSNLTDIESLCEVEGEGIEGVICGRAIYSGDLDFAAAQTLADRLREADDA; from the coding sequence ATGCTGCTGATTCCCGCCATCGACCTGAAAGATGGTCAGTGTGTACGCCTCAAACAAGGCGATATGGACCAGGCGACGATTTTCTCCGAGGAACCGGCGGCAATGGCCCGACATTGGGTCAACCGCGGCGCGCGCCGTCTGCATCTGGTCGATCTGAACGGTGCGTTCGCCGGCAAGCCGAAGAACGGCGATGCGATCCGGGCGATCATCGATGAAGTGGGCGGCGAGATTCCGGTCCAGCTGGGCGGTGGTATCCGCGACCTGAACACGATCGAGCGCTATCTGGACGACGGTTTGTCGTACGTGATCATCGGCACGGCCGCGGTGAAGAACCCCGGCTTTCTGCAGGACGCGTGCACCGCGTTCGGCGGCCACATCATCGTGGGTCTCGACGCGAAAGACGGCAAGGTCGCGACCGACGGCTGGAGCAAGCTGACCGGTCACGAAGTGGCCGACCTCGCGCGCAAGTTCGAGGACTACGGCTGCGAGTCGATCATCTATACCGACATCGGCCGCGACGGCATGCTGCAAGGCATCAACATCGAAGCGACGGTGCGCCTCGCGCGCGCGGTCAAGATTCCGGTGATCGCGAGCGGCGGGCTGTCGAACCTCACGGACATCGAATCGCTGTGCGAAGTCGAAGGCGAGGGCATCGAAGGCGTGATCTGTGGCCGCGCGATCTATTCGGGCGACCTCGACTTCGCAGCCGCGCAAACGCTCGCGGACCGGCTGCGCGAAGCGGACGACGCTTAA
- the hisI gene encoding phosphoribosyl-AMP cyclohydrolase has product MTNPSAVNWLDKIKWDANGLVPVIAQEASTNDVLMFAWMNREALAKTVETGRAVYFSRSRQRLWFKGEESGHVQNVHEVRLDCDEDVVLLKVEQVSGIACHTGRHSCFFQKFEGSVDDGDWQAVEPVLKDPEHIYK; this is encoded by the coding sequence GTGACGAACCCCTCGGCAGTGAACTGGCTCGACAAGATCAAGTGGGACGCGAACGGCCTCGTGCCCGTGATCGCGCAGGAAGCGTCGACGAACGACGTGCTGATGTTCGCGTGGATGAACCGCGAGGCTCTCGCGAAGACCGTCGAGACCGGCCGCGCGGTGTATTTTTCGCGCTCGCGCCAGCGCCTGTGGTTCAAGGGCGAGGAGTCGGGCCACGTGCAGAATGTGCATGAAGTGCGGCTCGATTGCGACGAAGACGTCGTGCTGCTGAAAGTCGAACAGGTGTCGGGCATTGCGTGCCACACCGGCCGCCACTCGTGCTTTTTCCAGAAATTCGAAGGCTCAGTGGACGACGGCGACTGGCAGGCCGTCGAACCTGTGCTGAAAGACCCCGAACACATTTACAAATGA
- the hisD gene encoding histidinol dehydrogenase encodes MSIKIRKLDSTASDFHKSLHAVLAFEASEDEAIERSVAQILNDVKARGDEAVLEYTKRFDRIDAKAVAELELPMSELEAALESLEPKRRAALEAAAARVRGYHEKQKIECGSHSWQYTEADGTVLGQKVTPLDRAGIYVPGGKAAYPSSVLMNAIPARVAGVREIVMVVPTPDGVKNPLVLAAALLGGVDRVFTIGGAQAVGALAYGTRTVPAVDKICGPGNAYVASAKRRVFGTVGIDMIAGPSEILVLCDGTTDPRWVAMDLFSQAEHDELAQSILLCPDDAFIARVKEAIDELLPTMPRHEVIRTSLENRGALIKVRDMAEACAIANDIAPEHLEISALEPHQWAQQIRHAGAIFLGRYTSESLGDYCAGPNHVLPTSRTARFSSPLGVYDFFKRSSLIEVSAEGAQTLGEIAAELAYGEGLPAHARSAEYRMRQNSNERG; translated from the coding sequence ATGTCTATCAAGATTCGCAAACTCGATTCCACCGCTAGCGACTTCCACAAGTCGTTGCACGCGGTGCTCGCGTTCGAGGCGAGCGAAGACGAAGCCATCGAGCGCTCGGTCGCGCAGATTCTGAACGACGTGAAGGCGCGCGGCGACGAGGCAGTGCTCGAGTACACGAAACGCTTCGATCGCATCGATGCGAAAGCCGTGGCCGAGCTTGAGCTGCCGATGTCGGAGCTCGAAGCGGCGCTCGAAAGTCTCGAGCCGAAGCGGCGTGCGGCGCTCGAAGCGGCGGCGGCGCGTGTGCGCGGCTATCACGAGAAGCAGAAGATCGAGTGCGGCAGCCATAGCTGGCAGTACACGGAAGCGGACGGCACCGTGCTTGGCCAGAAGGTCACGCCGCTCGATCGCGCGGGAATCTATGTGCCGGGTGGCAAGGCGGCGTATCCGTCATCGGTGCTGATGAACGCGATTCCGGCGCGGGTGGCCGGCGTGCGCGAAATCGTGATGGTCGTGCCGACGCCCGACGGCGTAAAGAATCCGCTCGTGCTCGCGGCGGCACTGCTGGGCGGCGTCGATCGCGTGTTTACGATCGGCGGCGCGCAGGCGGTGGGCGCGCTCGCGTACGGCACGCGGACCGTGCCTGCGGTCGACAAGATCTGCGGCCCCGGCAATGCCTATGTCGCGTCGGCGAAACGGCGCGTGTTTGGCACGGTCGGCATCGACATGATCGCCGGGCCGTCGGAAATCCTCGTGCTGTGCGACGGCACGACCGATCCGCGCTGGGTCGCGATGGACCTGTTCTCTCAGGCTGAGCACGACGAGCTCGCGCAGTCGATCCTGCTGTGCCCGGATGACGCGTTCATCGCGCGCGTGAAGGAAGCGATCGACGAACTGCTGCCCACCATGCCGCGCCACGAAGTGATCCGCACGTCGCTCGAAAACCGCGGCGCGCTGATCAAGGTACGCGACATGGCAGAGGCTTGCGCGATCGCCAACGACATCGCGCCGGAGCACCTCGAAATCTCGGCGCTGGAGCCGCATCAGTGGGCGCAGCAGATCCGCCACGCGGGCGCGATCTTCCTTGGCCGCTACACGAGCGAGAGCCTCGGCGACTACTGTGCGGGTCCGAATCACGTGCTGCCGACGTCGCGCACCGCACGGTTCTCGTCGCCGCTCGGCGTCTATGATTTCTTCAAGCGTTCGAGCCTGATCGAGGTCAGCGCGGAAGGTGCGCAGACGCTCGGCGAGATCGCCGCCGAACTCGCCTATGGCGAAGGTCTGCCGGCGCACGCGCGCAGCGCCGAATACCGGATGCGGCAGAACAGCAACGAACGCGGCTGA
- the hisH gene encoding imidazole glycerol phosphate synthase subunit HisH: MKTSIAIVDYGMGNLRSVAQALRKAAPEADVAIVDRPEAIRAADRVVLPGQGAMPDCMRSLAESGLQEAVVEASRSKPLMGVCVGEQMLFDWSAEGDTSGLGLLPGKVVRFELEGQVQDDGSRFKVPQMGWNRVRQAQPHPLWDGVADNAFFYFVHSYYVVPDNPAHTSGETVYGVPFTSAVARDNIFATQFHPEKSAEAGLRVYRNFVHWNP, encoded by the coding sequence ATGAAAACTTCGATAGCGATTGTGGATTACGGAATGGGCAACCTGCGCTCGGTTGCCCAGGCATTGCGCAAGGCCGCGCCGGAAGCGGACGTGGCGATCGTCGATCGTCCCGAAGCGATCCGCGCGGCCGACCGCGTGGTGCTCCCCGGCCAGGGCGCGATGCCCGACTGCATGCGCAGTCTCGCCGAGTCCGGCTTGCAGGAAGCGGTCGTCGAGGCGTCGCGCAGCAAGCCGCTGATGGGCGTGTGCGTCGGCGAACAGATGCTGTTCGACTGGAGCGCCGAGGGCGATACGTCGGGTCTGGGTCTGTTGCCCGGCAAGGTAGTGCGCTTCGAGCTCGAAGGCCAGGTGCAGGACGACGGCTCGCGCTTCAAGGTCCCGCAGATGGGCTGGAACCGCGTGCGCCAGGCGCAGCCGCATCCGCTATGGGACGGCGTCGCCGACAACGCGTTCTTCTACTTCGTGCACAGCTACTACGTGGTGCCGGACAACCCGGCGCATACGTCGGGCGAGACGGTCTATGGCGTGCCCTTTACCTCGGCGGTAGCGCGGGATAACATTTTCGCCACCCAATTCCACCCTGAAAAGAGCGCTGAGGCGGGTCTGCGCGTGTATCGCAACTTCGTGCACTGGAACCCGTGA
- a CDS encoding Do family serine endopeptidase, whose translation MLRRFWLLFAQAVTVLLALMFIIATLKPQWLQRQGQFGRQLAEPIVALREVSPGMSHGHAEASYAEAAQKAMPAVVNVFSSKDGSLPPDPRAKDPLFRYFFGDRNNRKQQEQPASNLGSGVIVSSEGYILTNQHVVDGADQIEVALADGRTASAKVIGIDPETDLAVLKVNMTNLPTITLGRIEQTRVGDVVLAIGNPFGVGQTVTMGIVSALGRNHLGINTFENFIQTDAPINPGNSGGALVDVNGNLLGINTAIYSRSGGSLGIGFAIPVSTARSVLESIITTGTVTRGWIGVEPQDVTPEIAESFGLDQKSGAIVAGVLKSGPADRAGIKPGDILTNVNGQEITDTTRLLNVIAQIKPGTSAKVHLVRKGHQIDIDVMIGKRPPPPKQAPDDSGGDQPDDDGG comes from the coding sequence ATGCTTAGACGCTTCTGGCTGTTATTCGCCCAGGCGGTGACGGTGCTGTTGGCGCTGATGTTCATCATAGCGACCCTCAAACCGCAGTGGCTTCAGCGTCAAGGGCAGTTCGGCAGACAACTCGCCGAACCGATCGTCGCGCTGCGGGAAGTGTCGCCGGGCATGAGCCATGGCCACGCCGAAGCGTCCTATGCCGAAGCGGCGCAAAAGGCCATGCCCGCGGTCGTCAACGTGTTCTCCAGCAAGGATGGCTCACTGCCTCCCGACCCGCGCGCCAAAGATCCGCTGTTCCGCTACTTCTTCGGCGACAGGAACAATCGCAAGCAGCAGGAGCAGCCTGCCTCGAATCTCGGCTCAGGCGTGATAGTGAGTTCGGAAGGTTACATTCTAACGAACCAGCACGTGGTCGACGGCGCCGATCAGATCGAGGTCGCGCTCGCCGACGGCCGCACCGCCAGCGCGAAGGTCATCGGCATCGACCCCGAAACCGATCTGGCCGTGCTCAAGGTCAACATGACCAACCTGCCCACCATCACGCTCGGCCGGATAGAACAGACCCGCGTCGGCGACGTCGTGCTCGCGATCGGCAATCCGTTCGGCGTCGGGCAGACCGTGACGATGGGTATCGTCAGCGCGCTGGGCCGCAACCACCTCGGCATCAACACGTTCGAAAACTTTATCCAGACCGACGCGCCGATCAATCCCGGCAACTCGGGCGGTGCGCTCGTCGACGTGAACGGCAACCTGCTCGGCATCAATACCGCGATCTACTCGCGCTCGGGCGGCTCGCTCGGAATCGGCTTCGCGATTCCGGTGTCGACCGCGCGCAGCGTGCTCGAGAGCATCATCACGACCGGCACGGTCACGCGCGGCTGGATCGGCGTCGAACCGCAGGACGTGACGCCGGAAATCGCGGAGTCGTTCGGGCTCGATCAGAAGTCGGGCGCGATCGTCGCGGGCGTGCTGAAGAGCGGACCGGCCGACCGCGCGGGCATCAAACCCGGCGACATCCTGACGAACGTGAATGGCCAGGAGATCACCGATACCACGCGTCTGTTGAACGTGATCGCGCAGATCAAGCCGGGCACGTCGGCGAAGGTGCATCTGGTGCGCAAGGGCCATCAGATCGATATCGACGTGATGATCGGCAAACGCCCGCCGCCGCCGAAGCAGGCGCCGGACGATAGCGGCGGCGATCAGCCCGATGACGACGGCGGTTGA
- the hisC gene encoding histidinol-phosphate transaminase, with the protein MTTPQDIIRSDVLAMTSYPVPDATGFIKLDAMENPFPLPPELAAHLGERLAGVALNRYPAARPEQLIERIRHVMRVPAGCDVLLGNGSDEIISIMSVACSKPGATVLAPVPGFVMYQVSAKLANLEFVGVPLKPDFTLDTDAMLAAITEHEPAIIYLAYPNNPTGTLFDDAAIERIIVAAGKSLVVIDEAYQPFAQKSWLPRADQFDNVVVMRTVSKLGLAGIRLGYLVGKPAWLNELDKVRPPYNTNVLTQATADFLLDHIGVLDAQAAQLRDEREKLARAVAALPGAEVFPSAGNFLLVRVPDASVLFETLLTARVLIKNVSKMHPLLANCVRLTVGSPDENTQLLAGLKLVLR; encoded by the coding sequence ATGACGACACCTCAAGACATCATCCGCAGCGACGTGCTCGCAATGACGAGCTATCCGGTTCCGGACGCCACCGGCTTCATCAAGCTCGACGCGATGGAAAACCCGTTTCCGCTGCCGCCGGAACTCGCCGCGCATCTCGGCGAGCGTCTGGCCGGCGTCGCGCTGAATCGTTATCCGGCAGCGCGCCCCGAGCAGCTGATCGAGCGCATCCGTCACGTGATGCGCGTGCCGGCGGGTTGCGACGTGCTGCTCGGCAACGGCTCGGATGAAATCATCAGCATCATGTCGGTCGCATGCTCGAAGCCGGGTGCGACGGTGCTCGCACCGGTGCCGGGGTTCGTCATGTATCAGGTGTCGGCGAAGCTGGCGAATCTCGAATTCGTCGGCGTACCGCTGAAACCCGACTTCACGCTCGACACCGACGCGATGCTGGCGGCGATCACCGAGCACGAACCCGCGATCATCTATCTCGCGTATCCGAATAACCCCACCGGCACGCTGTTCGACGACGCCGCCATCGAGCGCATCATCGTCGCGGCGGGCAAGAGCCTCGTGGTGATCGACGAGGCGTATCAGCCGTTCGCGCAGAAGAGCTGGCTGCCGCGCGCCGACCAGTTCGACAACGTCGTCGTAATGCGCACGGTGTCGAAGCTGGGCCTCGCCGGGATCCGCCTTGGTTACCTCGTCGGCAAGCCCGCCTGGCTGAACGAGTTAGACAAGGTGCGTCCGCCGTACAACACCAACGTGCTGACGCAGGCCACGGCCGATTTTTTGCTCGACCACATCGGCGTGCTCGACGCGCAGGCCGCGCAACTGCGTGACGAGCGCGAGAAGCTCGCGCGGGCGGTGGCCGCGCTGCCGGGCGCCGAAGTGTTCCCGAGCGCGGGCAACTTTCTGCTCGTGCGGGTGCCGGATGCGTCGGTACTGTTCGAAACTCTGCTAACGGCACGGGTTTTGATCAAAAACGTGAGTAAAATGCATCCATTGCTGGCTAATTGTGTGCGTTTGACCGTCGGTTCGCCTGACGAGAACACCCAGTTGCTCGCCGGTCTGAAGCTCGTGTTGCGGTAA
- the hisF gene encoding imidazole glycerol phosphate synthase subunit HisF, giving the protein MALAKRIIPCLDVTAGRVVKGVNFVELRDAGDPVEIARRYDDQGADELTFLDITATSDQRDLILPIIEAVASQVFIPLTVGGGVRAVEDVRRLLNAGADKISMNSSAVANPQLVKDATDKYGSQCIVVAIDAKRVSADGETPRWEVFTHGGRKATGLDAVEWARKMAELGAGEILLTSMDRDGTKSGFDLALTRAVSDAVPVSVIASGGVGNLQHLADGIKSGHADAVLAASIFHYGEHTVGEAKRFMADQGISVRL; this is encoded by the coding sequence ATGGCTCTAGCTAAACGCATCATCCCCTGTCTCGACGTCACCGCGGGCCGCGTGGTCAAGGGCGTCAACTTCGTCGAACTGCGCGACGCGGGCGACCCGGTCGAGATCGCGCGCCGTTACGACGATCAGGGCGCCGACGAACTCACGTTCCTCGATATCACCGCGACCTCGGATCAGCGCGACCTGATCCTGCCGATCATCGAGGCGGTCGCCTCGCAGGTGTTCATTCCGCTGACGGTCGGCGGCGGCGTGCGTGCGGTCGAAGACGTGCGGCGCCTCCTGAACGCGGGGGCGGACAAGATCAGCATGAACTCGTCGGCGGTCGCGAACCCGCAGCTCGTGAAGGACGCGACCGACAAATACGGCTCGCAATGCATCGTCGTCGCGATCGACGCGAAGCGCGTGTCGGCCGATGGCGAGACGCCGCGCTGGGAAGTGTTCACGCACGGCGGCCGCAAGGCGACCGGCCTCGATGCGGTCGAATGGGCGCGCAAGATGGCCGAGCTCGGCGCCGGCGAAATCCTGCTGACCAGTATGGATCGCGATGGCACCAAGAGCGGCTTCGACCTTGCGCTCACGCGCGCGGTCTCGGACGCGGTGCCGGTGTCGGTGATCGCCTCGGGCGGCGTCGGCAATCTGCAGCATCTCGCCGACGGCATCAAGAGCGGTCACGCGGACGCCGTGCTCGCCGCGAGCATCTTCCACTATGGCGAACACACGGTCGGCGAGGCCAAGCGCTTCATGGCCGACCAGGGCATTTCGGTGAGGTTGTGA
- a CDS encoding DUF4870 family protein, with protein MEQPQGNYPPPVYRHAMEPERERSLRTLTHVLYALYAVHWLTGGLTILIAIIINYIKRPDVAGTPYEAHFEWQIRTFWLGLVGYAIGALLLLVVIGIPVLWAVSIWMLYRIIKGWLYLYDNKPFANPAGWV; from the coding sequence ATGGAACAGCCGCAAGGAAATTACCCTCCGCCGGTCTACCGCCACGCGATGGAGCCTGAACGCGAGCGCAGCCTGCGCACGCTCACGCACGTGCTGTACGCGCTCTACGCGGTCCACTGGCTGACCGGCGGGCTCACCATTCTGATCGCGATCATCATCAACTACATCAAGCGGCCAGACGTAGCCGGCACGCCGTACGAAGCGCACTTCGAATGGCAGATCCGCACGTTCTGGCTGGGCCTTGTCGGTTACGCGATCGGCGCGTTGCTGCTGCTCGTCGTGATCGGCATTCCGGTGCTGTGGGCCGTCAGCATATGGATGTTGTACCGTATTATCAAAGGCTGGTTGTACCTGTACGATAACAAGCCGTTCGCGAATCCGGCCGGCTGGGTCTGA
- the hisB gene encoding imidazoleglycerol-phosphate dehydratase HisB — translation MRLAEVVRNTSETQIRVKINLDGTGQQKLATGVPFLDHMLDQIARHGLFDLEIEAHGDLHIDDHHTVEDTGITLGQAVAKAIGDRKGIRRYGHSYVPLDEALSRVVIDFSGRPGLEFHVPFTRARIGTFDVDLSIEFFRGFVNHAGVTLHIDNLRGINAHHQLETVFKAFGRALRMAVELDERAAGQIPSTKGSL, via the coding sequence ATGCGCCTTGCGGAAGTCGTTCGCAACACCAGCGAAACGCAGATCCGTGTGAAGATCAACCTGGACGGCACCGGCCAGCAGAAGCTGGCCACCGGTGTGCCGTTCCTGGACCACATGCTCGACCAGATCGCCCGCCATGGGCTATTCGACCTCGAGATCGAAGCGCATGGCGACCTGCATATCGACGACCACCATACGGTCGAAGACACCGGCATCACGCTCGGCCAGGCGGTTGCAAAGGCGATCGGCGATCGCAAGGGCATTCGCCGCTACGGTCATTCGTACGTGCCGCTCGACGAAGCGCTGTCGCGCGTCGTGATCGATTTTTCCGGCCGTCCGGGCCTCGAATTCCACGTGCCGTTCACGCGCGCGCGCATCGGCACGTTCGACGTCGATCTGTCGATTGAATTCTTCCGCGGCTTCGTGAACCACGCCGGCGTGACCCTGCATATCGACAACCTGCGCGGCATCAATGCGCACCATCAGCTCGAAACGGTGTTCAAGGCATTCGGGCGCGCGCTGCGTATGGCGGTCGAACTCGACGAGCGCGCGGCCGGGCAGATTCCGTCGACCAAGGGCAGCCTTTAA
- the tatC gene encoding twin-arginine translocase subunit TatC yields the protein MSDPQQSQNEGTEETFISHLVELRDRIIRAGLAVIVVFIGLVYWAPDIFKLLARPLMMNLPKDGKMIVTDVTGSFFVPMKVTMLVAFVIALPVVLYQIWAFVAPGLYQHEKKLVGPLVASSYTLFLCGMAFAYFVVFPTIFRVMAHYNAPLGAEMTTDIDNYLSFVLTMFIAFGVTFEVPIVVVLLVRMNVLTLKKLKEIRPYVIVGAFVVSAVVTPPDVFSQLILAIPLILLYEAGIIAARLIVGKQPAVVEDASPPSS from the coding sequence GTGAGCGACCCCCAGCAATCCCAGAACGAAGGCACTGAAGAGACCTTCATTTCCCACCTCGTCGAACTGCGTGACCGCATCATCCGTGCGGGACTCGCCGTCATCGTTGTGTTTATCGGGCTCGTGTACTGGGCGCCGGACATCTTCAAACTGCTCGCGCGGCCGCTGATGATGAATCTACCGAAGGACGGCAAGATGATCGTCACCGACGTCACCGGCTCATTCTTCGTGCCGATGAAAGTGACGATGCTGGTCGCCTTCGTGATCGCGCTGCCGGTCGTGCTGTACCAGATCTGGGCGTTCGTCGCGCCGGGACTCTATCAGCACGAGAAGAAGCTGGTCGGGCCGCTCGTCGCGAGCAGCTATACGCTGTTCCTGTGCGGTATGGCGTTCGCGTACTTCGTCGTGTTTCCGACCATCTTCCGCGTAATGGCGCACTACAACGCGCCGCTCGGCGCGGAGATGACGACCGATATCGACAATTACCTGAGCTTCGTGCTAACCATGTTCATCGCGTTCGGCGTCACGTTCGAGGTGCCGATCGTCGTCGTGCTGCTGGTGCGCATGAACGTGCTGACGCTGAAAAAGCTCAAGGAAATCCGGCCGTATGTGATCGTCGGAGCATTCGTCGTGTCGGCCGTCGTGACGCCGCCGGACGTGTTTTCGCAACTGATCCTCGCGATTCCGCTGATTCTGCTCTACGAAGCGGGCATCATCGCGGCGCGGCTGATCGTCGGCAAGCAGCCGGCAGTCGTCGAGGATGCGAGTCCGCCGTCGAGTTGA
- a CDS encoding histidine triad nucleotide-binding protein, with protein MSHDPNCLFCKIAAGEIPSTKVHEDDEFVAFRDIRPAAETHVLVIPRKHIATLSNCTENDAPLLGRMLVLTARLAEQLGVAYSGGATGFRTVINTGPGGGQEVYHLHAHILAGPRPWQRMG; from the coding sequence ATGAGTCACGATCCGAACTGTCTTTTCTGCAAGATCGCCGCCGGCGAAATCCCGTCGACCAAGGTCCACGAAGACGACGAGTTCGTCGCCTTTCGCGACATCCGTCCGGCGGCCGAAACGCACGTGCTGGTGATTCCTCGCAAGCACATCGCGACGCTGTCGAATTGCACCGAAAACGACGCGCCTCTGCTTGGTAGAATGCTTGTCCTGACTGCGCGTCTGGCCGAGCAATTGGGGGTCGCTTACTCCGGTGGCGCAACGGGCTTTCGCACGGTAATCAATACTGGTCCGGGTGGTGGTCAGGAGGTGTATCACCTGCACGCGCACATTCTCGCGGGACCGCGCCCCTGGCAACGCATGGGCTGA
- the hisG gene encoding ATP phosphoribosyltransferase: protein MSSMPQTSSSPAVSAPLTLALSKGRIFEETLPLLAAAGIEVAEDPETSRKLILPTTDPNLRVIIVRATDVPTYVEYGAADFGVAGKDVLLEHGGSGLYQPVDLDIARCRMSVAVAAGFDYANAVRQGARLRVATKYVETAREHFAAKGVHVDLIKLYGSMELAPLVGLADAIVDLVSSGNTLRANNLVEVEEIMQISSRLVVNQAALKLKRAALRPILDAFANASSKAGAPAA from the coding sequence ATGAGTTCGATGCCGCAAACGTCGTCGTCGCCGGCGGTGAGCGCGCCGCTCACGCTCGCGTTGTCGAAAGGGCGTATCTTCGAGGAAACGCTGCCGTTGCTCGCGGCGGCCGGCATCGAAGTCGCGGAAGATCCGGAAACGTCGCGCAAGCTGATCCTGCCGACCACCGACCCGAACCTGCGCGTGATCATCGTGCGCGCGACCGACGTGCCCACCTATGTCGAGTACGGCGCGGCCGACTTCGGCGTGGCCGGCAAGGACGTGCTGCTCGAACACGGCGGCAGCGGCCTGTATCAGCCGGTCGATCTGGACATCGCGCGTTGCCGCATGTCGGTCGCGGTCGCAGCGGGTTTCGATTACGCGAACGCGGTGCGTCAGGGCGCGCGTCTGCGTGTCGCGACCAAGTACGTTGAAACGGCGCGCGAGCATTTTGCCGCCAAGGGCGTTCACGTCGATCTGATCAAGCTGTATGGTTCGATGGAACTCGCGCCGCTGGTCGGTCTCGCCGACGCGATCGTCGACCTGGTCAGCTCGGGCAATACGCTGCGCGCGAACAATCTTGTCGAGGTGGAGGAGATCATGCAGATTTCATCGCGCCTCGTCGTGAACCAGGCGGCGCTCAAGCTTAAACGCGCTGCGTTGCGACCGATTCTCGACGCGTTTGCCAATGCGTCGTCGAAAGCCGGCGCCCCGGCGGCCTGA
- the tatA gene encoding Sec-independent protein translocase subunit TatA, whose product MGSLSIWHWLIVLLIVALVFGTKKLRNIGSDLGGAVKGFKEGMKEAESPSADTQQQQRELPRNGAVDVEAKEKAPHSGDYR is encoded by the coding sequence ATGGGTTCGCTGAGTATTTGGCATTGGTTGATCGTTCTGTTGATCGTCGCGCTCGTGTTCGGCACGAAGAAGCTGCGCAACATCGGCAGCGATCTGGGCGGCGCAGTGAAAGGTTTCAAGGAAGGCATGAAGGAAGCCGAATCGCCGTCGGCCGACACGCAACAGCAGCAGCGCGAGCTGCCGCGCAACGGCGCGGTGGACGTCGAAGCGAAGGAAAAGGCGCCGCATTCGGGCGACTACCGCTAA
- the tatB gene encoding Sec-independent protein translocase protein TatB produces MLDLGLTKMALIGVVALVVLGPERLPRVARTAGALFGRAQRYINDVKAEVTREIELDELRRMKTEFEKAATNVETAVQDNLRKHESELNEAWNSGTSVSPSIAGGALEDAATGSTGATSWPVSTPAATPKRKNWRVQQSATPTWYKRASLRRTRVQSGAARVARHTPVNLRRPTRFF; encoded by the coding sequence ATGCTGGACCTCGGTCTAACCAAGATGGCGCTGATCGGCGTCGTCGCGCTGGTCGTCCTCGGGCCTGAGCGCCTGCCGCGTGTGGCTCGCACGGCGGGTGCGCTGTTCGGCCGCGCGCAGCGGTACATCAACGACGTGAAGGCCGAGGTCACGCGCGAAATCGAACTCGACGAATTGCGGCGCATGAAGACTGAGTTCGAGAAGGCCGCGACCAATGTCGAAACGGCGGTCCAGGACAATCTGCGCAAGCATGAGAGTGAGCTGAACGAAGCGTGGAATAGCGGTACGTCGGTGTCGCCGAGTATCGCCGGCGGCGCGCTCGAAGACGCTGCCACCGGTAGCACCGGTGCCACCTCGTGGCCGGTCAGCACGCCGGCCGCCACGCCCAAACGCAAGAACTGGCGCGTCCAGCAGAGCGCCACGCCCACCTGGTACAAGCGTGCGAGCCTGCGCCGTACGCGCGTGCAGTCGGGCGCCGCGCGCGTGGCGCGGCATACGCCTGTCAACCTGCGTCGTCCGACGCGGTTTTTCTGA